A window from Cydia pomonella isolate Wapato2018A chromosome 8, ilCydPomo1, whole genome shotgun sequence encodes these proteins:
- the LOC133520788 gene encoding uncharacterized protein LOC133520788, giving the protein MRTAPWTRALRTDSEPILVDGQEVQKCGQYKYLGSIVHDSGLLEMNIQHRIAAAWLKWTEVTGVTCDSKMPIKMKGLVYTTIIRPVLTYGSEIWPMTQRHVQAIHVAEMKMLRWMSGVSRINRVRNEHIRGSLGVRDVSDKLQESRLRWFGHVKRRPPEYVGNKALSFALPGPNRRGKPRQRWRNVIAKDLNACGLSENDVQDRVKWKEKSRKADPVTVRDKR; this is encoded by the coding sequence ATGCGCACGGCCCCTTGGACGAGAGCCCTTCGCACAGACTCCGAGCCAATATTGGTTGACGGACAGGAAGTACAGAAATGCGGCCAATACAAATATCTTGGGAGCATTGTGCACGATTCCGGATTACTGGAGATGAACATTCAACACAGGATTGCGGCCGCCTGGTTAAAGTGGACAGAGGTGACTGGTGTGACCTGCGACAGTAAAATGCCGATAAAAATGAAAGGCCTCGTGTACACGACCATCATAAGACCGGTCCTTACTTATGGCAGCGAAATATGGCCAATGACCCAGCGACATGTCCAAGCCATCCATGTGGCAGAAATGAAGATGCTGAGGTGGATGTCAGGCGTCTCCAGGATTAATAGGGTTCGAAACGAACACATCCGTGGTAGCCTCGGGGTAAGAGACGTCTCCGATAAGCTCCAAGAAAGTCGGCTGAGGTGGTTTGGGCATGTCAAAAGAAGGCCGCCAGAATACGTAGGCAACAAAGCCCTTAGTTTTGCCTTACCAGGCCCAAACAGGAGGGGCAAACCAAGGCAGCGCTGGCGCAATGTCATCGCTAAAGATTTAAACGCCTGTGGGTTATCGGAAAACGACGTCCAGGATAGAGTGAAGTGGAaggagaaaagtaggaaagcggaccctgtcacagtacgggacaaacgctag
- the LOC133520790 gene encoding uncharacterized protein LOC133520790, producing the protein MYLLFMVLAIAAYSNASAISESTHKCEGNTPCDIDDLVYPQQFESHYQRTRRSSETDSCAPKIEEETLTHVIPGTPESLLNDILTQKIKHTRCLNEGAKCLESMSILMGYNYICKTKPSTVPVNFNNESITVPISVACECVRE; encoded by the exons GTATTGGCGATAGCTGCTTACAGCAACGCTTCAGCTATATCAG AATCCACACATAAATGTGAAGGAAATACTCCCTGCGACATTGACGACCTCGTCTACCCCCAGCAGTTCGAGTCG CATTATCAACGTACCCGACGATCTTCTGAAACGGATTCCTGTGCTCCCAAGATCGAG GAGGAGACATTAACCCACGTGATTCCTGGTACCCCGGAAAGCCTTCTGAATGATATCCTTACTcagaaaataaaacatactCGTTGCTTGAATGa aggagCAAAATGTCTCGAAAGTATGTCGATTCTTATGGGATATAACTACATCTGCAAGACTAAGCCCTCTACAGTACCGGTGAATTTCAACAATGAGTCGATTACAGTTCCCATAAGCGTGGCTTGTGAATGTGTTAGagaatga